A genomic window from Chloroflexota bacterium includes:
- a CDS encoding glycyl radical protein, with product MSAEASATTVARKSCHPSTERTAKLKQAYMQHKPNICADRSVLVTDSYKKTEALPPVLRQALAFDKVLSEVPIWIQDGELIVGNIASRPRGVFLFPEYDDTWLKPELDTISTRKGDPWLLSDEDKARLKGCMEYWQGRNLAAIANALTIDEVRQAERNSFNDIRMGKQGGIGHIAPNIEGVISSGLNSFIEAAEAHISRLDLTNPDDYAKVPFLRAVVIADKAVIKWARRFADLAREKAAVEPNEERKRELEQIAETCDWVPAHPARNFGEALQVVAFIMASVQIETNGVSIGTGRLDQYCFSYYDRDIKQGVVTKAQALELLECLWLKVAESNRVASEVLTYAHNGYPFWIQVPIGGQTADGYDATNELSYLLLDVSSNMQLHEPTVSARIHKRTPDKFLMKCCEAIKNHGGGHPALFNDEVIIPSQLAYVPGITKEDAYDYCIIGCSEITFAGKGTEGIPYHAMSLGRLLELTLQGKDPVTGSPLASTGGMLTWETFDDMMKAFSERARILARIMFLQTLPLVEAHTKHRPCPYLSSLTRDSISRGKSYYDGGAIYGNRAVHACIVGIATLANSMAAIRKLVFDDRIITMAQLKHALETNFEDSSTEMCLRAPKYGNDDPYVDNLAKDCLNIVLKELRQHQTLPGQGYGATIAPVAAHMSYGLLCGATPDGRTAGTPLSDACSPAQGTDVNGPTASIKSVANLEHVNLVQGTIFNMKMHPGPLETQAGMVKWANLIRTYFDLGGWEIQFNVVSAETLREAQKHPEDYKDLVVRVVGYSAFFVELEKAVQDDIIKRTEHGV from the coding sequence ATGAGCGCAGAAGCAAGTGCCACGACAGTAGCCAGGAAGTCATGCCATCCCAGCACAGAAAGAACTGCGAAACTGAAGCAGGCCTACATGCAGCACAAACCAAACATCTGTGCTGACCGCAGTGTGCTGGTTACCGATTCGTACAAGAAGACGGAGGCTCTGCCTCCGGTTCTGAGGCAGGCGCTGGCCTTTGACAAAGTGCTGAGTGAGGTTCCCATCTGGATCCAGGATGGCGAACTCATCGTGGGCAACATCGCCTCCAGGCCAAGGGGAGTTTTTCTGTTCCCGGAGTACGATGACACCTGGCTGAAGCCGGAATTGGACACCATATCGACGAGGAAGGGTGACCCCTGGCTTCTGAGCGACGAGGACAAGGCCCGGTTGAAGGGGTGCATGGAGTACTGGCAGGGTAGGAATCTCGCGGCCATAGCCAACGCGCTCACCATAGACGAGGTCAGGCAGGCAGAAAGGAACTCGTTCAACGATATCCGCATGGGCAAGCAGGGTGGCATCGGCCATATCGCCCCTAATATCGAAGGGGTCATTTCTAGCGGCTTGAACTCATTCATTGAGGCTGCGGAAGCCCACATAAGTCGTTTGGACCTCACTAACCCTGATGATTATGCCAAGGTACCCTTCCTCAGAGCAGTGGTAATAGCGGACAAGGCGGTGATCAAGTGGGCCAGGCGGTTTGCCGATCTGGCACGGGAGAAAGCTGCCGTAGAGCCAAATGAAGAGCGGAAGAGGGAACTGGAGCAGATAGCCGAAACATGTGACTGGGTGCCGGCCCATCCGGCCCGGAACTTCGGGGAAGCGCTGCAGGTCGTGGCCTTCATTATGGCTTCGGTACAAATCGAAACGAACGGGGTCTCTATCGGCACCGGCCGCTTAGATCAGTATTGCTTCTCGTACTATGACAGAGACATCAAGCAGGGGGTAGTCACGAAGGCCCAGGCGCTGGAGCTCCTGGAATGCCTGTGGCTCAAGGTCGCGGAGTCGAACCGCGTGGCCAGCGAGGTCCTCACCTATGCACATAACGGCTATCCTTTTTGGATTCAGGTGCCGATTGGCGGGCAGACCGCCGATGGCTACGATGCCACCAACGAACTCTCCTATCTCCTGCTGGACGTATCCAGCAACATGCAACTCCACGAGCCAACGGTGTCGGCCAGAATACACAAACGGACTCCGGACAAGTTCCTCATGAAGTGCTGTGAAGCTATCAAGAACCATGGGGGCGGGCACCCCGCCTTGTTCAACGACGAGGTGATCATTCCGAGCCAACTGGCCTACGTTCCCGGCATAACCAAAGAAGACGCCTACGATTACTGCATTATCGGGTGCTCGGAGATAACCTTCGCCGGAAAGGGGACGGAGGGTATCCCTTACCATGCCATGAGTCTGGGGCGACTCCTTGAATTGACACTGCAGGGGAAAGATCCTGTTACCGGGTCTCCCCTGGCGTCAACCGGTGGCATGCTAACGTGGGAGACTTTCGACGACATGATGAAGGCGTTCTCCGAGCGGGCAAGGATACTTGCCAGAATCATGTTTTTGCAGACACTTCCACTGGTAGAAGCGCATACAAAGCACCGGCCCTGTCCCTATCTGTCCTCGCTTACAAGAGACAGTATCAGCCGTGGCAAGAGCTACTATGACGGCGGCGCCATATACGGAAACCGGGCGGTACACGCCTGCATCGTGGGAATCGCTACCCTGGCGAATTCGATGGCGGCCATCAGGAAGCTGGTTTTTGATGACCGAATCATCACCATGGCTCAACTCAAGCATGCGCTGGAAACCAACTTCGAAGACAGTTCGACGGAAATGTGCCTCCGCGCCCCGAAATACGGGAATGACGACCCGTACGTGGATAATCTGGCCAAAGACTGTCTGAACATAGTGCTGAAGGAACTGCGTCAACACCAAACCCTTCCAGGGCAGGGCTATGGGGCCACTATCGCTCCGGTGGCAGCCCACATGAGCTACGGGCTGCTTTGCGGGGCCACTCCCGACGGCCGGACAGCAGGGACTCCGTTGAGTGATGCTTGTTCTCCGGCTCAAGGCACCGACGTAAACGGGCCGACAGCCAGCATCAAGTCCGTGGCCAACCTGGAACACGTGAACCTGGTTCAGGGAACGATCTTCAATATGAAGATGCACCCCGGACCATTGGAGACCCAAGCTGGCATGGTGAAGTGGGCCAATCTGATCCGGACCTATTTCGATCTGGGCGGATGGGAGATCCAGTTCAACGTGGTGAGTGCGGAGACCCTGAGGGAAGCGCAGAAACACCCGGAAGACTACAAGGACCTGGTGGTGCGGGTGGTGGGATACAGTGCCTTCTTCGTGGAGCTGGAGAAGGCGGTCCAGGACGATATCATCAAGAGAACGGAACACGGGGTGTGA
- a CDS encoding alcohol dehydrogenase catalytic domain-containing protein, translated as MRAVYFKDGEVELREVREPSDEGVRVIVRSIGICGSDLHMLEMKSPLNCVVGHEVAGVLDNGTSVAVEPTMPCHECPSCRAGDYNLCQARAGKSLGVGRDGGMADELRVPERCLVYLPSNVDVRDACLVEPLAVAVHGLRRAGLEASERVAVIGGGAIGLCAVAVAKAGDATVGLSARYDHQMAAGMSLGAREVEGQYDLVVDCAGTDKAVNRAVRLCRPKGRILILGTHWNGLPFPQIPAMMKEVTVISSFMYAANGAVRDFDVAAMLLSRHPEIARASITHRFPLAEVKQAFAVARDRKAGAIKVVLEP; from the coding sequence ATGCGTGCCGTGTATTTCAAGGATGGAGAAGTAGAGCTGCGGGAGGTGCGGGAGCCCTCTGACGAAGGAGTCAGGGTGATCGTGCGTTCCATCGGCATTTGCGGCTCTGACCTCCATATGCTGGAAATGAAATCGCCCTTGAACTGCGTGGTCGGTCATGAAGTGGCGGGGGTGCTTGATAATGGTACGTCCGTCGCTGTGGAGCCAACCATGCCTTGCCACGAATGCCCCAGTTGCCGGGCCGGTGACTACAACTTGTGCCAGGCGAGGGCAGGGAAGTCGCTTGGTGTCGGTCGAGACGGAGGCATGGCCGATGAACTCAGGGTCCCGGAGAGATGTCTGGTCTATCTGCCTTCGAATGTTGATGTGCGAGACGCCTGCCTGGTTGAGCCTCTGGCGGTGGCAGTGCACGGACTTCGCCGGGCTGGTCTGGAGGCGAGCGAGCGCGTGGCGGTAATAGGGGGAGGCGCCATCGGCCTCTGCGCTGTGGCAGTCGCCAAAGCCGGCGACGCAACGGTGGGGCTGTCCGCACGCTACGACCATCAAATGGCTGCGGGCATGTCTCTTGGAGCCCGAGAGGTTGAAGGGCAGTACGACCTTGTTGTAGATTGTGCTGGAACAGACAAAGCAGTGAACAGGGCTGTCAGGTTGTGTCGGCCGAAGGGTAGAATCCTGATTCTCGGGACGCATTGGAACGGCCTTCCGTTTCCCCAGATACCCGCCATGATGAAGGAGGTAACGGTCATCTCCTCGTTCATGTATGCCGCTAATGGCGCTGTGCGGGACTTTGACGTTGCGGCCATGCTGCTCTCCAGGCATCCTGAGATCGCCAGGGCCTCGATCACACACCGTTTCCCGCTGGCAGAAGTGAAACAGGCTTTTGCCGTGGCGCGAGACCGGAAAGCAGGCGCCATCAAGGTGGTGCTGGAACCCTAG
- a CDS encoding M48 family metallopeptidase: MWEQIRSNQTRSIILVAAMGLLLLLFGYFLGVALFGSGVGGLIVALVVWVIMSLIAYFQGDSIILSISGARKISRDDHPRLYNAVEEMKIASGLGKMPDIYIIDDPALNAFATGRDPNRASVAITSGLLQKLNRDELQGVIGHEISHIKNRDVLLMALCSVLLGTIVILAWFASRMMLFGGMRGNRRSSSSGGGAALLIIVVAILLMILAPIAAQLIYFAISRKREYLADASSALYTRYPEGLASALEKLAGSTTEVKSANQALAPMYTVNPFRSGGRAASDLTSTHPPISERIRILRSMAGGASLAAYDKAYREVSRSGSGVMPASALAGVPAVAARKPEAVEPEAEKVERTRETSDLLWKFSDYGLVNCECGTKLRVPPKFRGDSIRCPHCGRVNPLPPRQKSVS; this comes from the coding sequence ATGTGGGAACAGATAAGGTCTAACCAGACTAGATCCATAATACTGGTGGCAGCCATGGGCCTGCTGCTGCTCCTGTTTGGCTATTTCCTGGGTGTAGCTCTATTCGGTAGCGGTGTTGGCGGCCTGATCGTAGCTCTGGTGGTATGGGTGATCATGAGTCTGATTGCCTATTTCCAGGGGGATAGCATCATTCTCTCCATATCCGGAGCGAGGAAGATAAGCCGCGACGATCATCCCCGTCTCTACAACGCTGTCGAGGAAATGAAGATTGCCTCGGGGCTGGGAAAGATGCCGGATATCTATATCATCGACGACCCGGCCTTGAATGCCTTTGCCACGGGGAGAGACCCCAATCGAGCCTCCGTCGCTATTACCTCCGGGCTGCTGCAGAAGCTCAACCGCGATGAGTTGCAGGGTGTTATTGGTCACGAAATATCCCATATAAAGAACCGTGATGTACTGTTGATGGCGTTATGCAGTGTACTGCTTGGGACTATTGTTATTCTAGCGTGGTTTGCCTCCAGGATGATGTTGTTTGGCGGTATGCGAGGCAATAGAAGGAGTTCCTCATCGGGAGGCGGCGCAGCGTTGCTAATAATCGTTGTAGCTATACTTCTGATGATACTGGCACCGATTGCGGCTCAACTGATATACTTTGCAATTTCCAGAAAGAGGGAGTATCTGGCCGATGCCTCCAGTGCCCTGTACACCAGGTATCCAGAGGGACTCGCCTCGGCACTGGAGAAATTGGCTGGTTCAACCACCGAGGTAAAGTCGGCCAACCAGGCGCTTGCCCCAATGTATACGGTTAACCCCTTCCGCAGCGGAGGAAGAGCGGCCAGTGATCTGACCAGCACCCACCCGCCAATCTCGGAGAGGATAAGAATATTGCGGAGTATGGCGGGAGGCGCCTCACTGGCAGCCTACGACAAAGCTTATCGTGAAGTCAGCCGGTCTGGCAGCGGGGTCATGCCCGCCTCTGCTCTTGCAGGTGTTCCTGCTGTAGCTGCACGGAAGCCGGAAGCCGTAGAACCGGAAGCGGAGAAGGTCGAGCGCACGAGGGAGACCTCTGATCTTCTGTGGAAGTTCAGTGACTATGGTCTTGTCAACTGCGAGTGCGGCACGAAACTGAGAGTGCCGCCCAAATTCAGAGGCGATAGCATCAGATGCCCTCACTGCGGGAGAGTCAATCCCTTGCCCCCCAGACAAAAGTCAGTAAGCTGA
- a CDS encoding LemA family protein — protein sequence MKIALYVVLGVVVVLLLLLVGVYNGLVRARNQTKNAWAQIDVQLKRRHDLIPNLVETVKGYKNFERETLEAVTNARNLAQKAVGTGVGAQAKAEGELSGALSRLLAVVENYPDLKANKNFLALQEELTSTENKISFSRQYYNDSVLGYNNKIQMFPSNVVAGMTGFKAGEFFQVTVAEEKEVPKVSFN from the coding sequence ATGAAGATCGCATTGTATGTTGTTCTTGGGGTGGTGGTGGTTCTTCTTCTCCTGTTGGTGGGGGTATACAACGGGCTGGTAAGGGCACGCAATCAGACTAAGAATGCCTGGGCCCAGATCGATGTCCAGCTCAAGAGGAGACATGACCTGATCCCGAACCTGGTGGAAACAGTTAAAGGGTATAAGAACTTCGAAAGGGAGACGCTGGAAGCGGTCACCAATGCCCGCAATCTGGCGCAGAAGGCGGTTGGTACCGGCGTAGGAGCCCAGGCCAAGGCCGAGGGCGAGCTCAGCGGAGCTCTTTCCAGGCTGCTGGCTGTGGTGGAAAACTACCCCGACCTGAAGGCCAACAAGAACTTTCTTGCTCTTCAGGAAGAGTTGACCTCAACGGAGAACAAGATAAGTTTCTCACGCCAGTATTACAATGATTCGGTTCTCGGCTACAACAATAAGATCCAGATGTTCCCTTCCAATGTTGTGGCGGGAATGACTGGTTTCAAGGCTGGCGAGTTCTTCCAGGTTACAGTAGCTGAAGAAAAGGAAGTACCCAAGGTTAGCTTCAATTAG
- a CDS encoding EthD domain-containing protein encodes MVKAIALLKRKPGLSLEQFRKHYEEVHAPLAKRVFPFIKKYVRNYVSTMPFSSGDKEPKFDCITEEWFDNMEGFQTMMDIYASETGRPIREDEKELFDMTRVVYVFVEEVA; translated from the coding sequence ATGGTCAAGGCAATAGCGTTGTTAAAGAGGAAACCCGGCCTTTCACTAGAGCAGTTCCGCAAGCACTATGAGGAGGTTCACGCACCATTGGCGAAGAGGGTCTTCCCTTTCATCAAGAAGTATGTGCGCAACTATGTCAGCACCATGCCCTTCTCGTCTGGAGATAAAGAACCGAAGTTCGACTGCATTACTGAGGAATGGTTTGACAACATGGAGGGATTCCAGACCATGATGGATATATACGCGAGCGAGACTGGTCGTCCCATTCGTGAAGATGAGAAGGAACTCTTCGATATGACCAGAGTAGTATATGTGTTTGTTGAAGAGGTGGCGTGA
- a CDS encoding C39 family peptidase — protein sequence MPFKAQVPPGSWAETNNCGQTSSLMVFSYWNGTVPTEQGIKDIDDWLYTKYGDPVNGYNGSISTTTKLESLAREYGGFSTYKASGWDLNRLKRELDAGHPVIVAVIAGRLSNRSYTYSGGHFVVVKGYSSTHVICNDPGTSGGHDKYYANTEFSLAMSDQGGSVVVIAPPPTADFSADPVYAIEDQVVHFTGLPSGGILPYSYAWDFGDGTTANDQNPSHAYSAPGSYPVSLTITDSTSATTSKTKHVTVWGVKKYAPTLRFDDKENYYPTDVHGDDGDVTNNHENWDAGKFGSTRVCYYNVVTYPDSVVYEYWYYYANNAFPLDNHEHDFEAAFVWVNNATNKPFYFGLTQHQWINESEISDTSQLVAYVELGGHGMADSSLPISGEGDGTAISGNNFTYQPMSAAESFAGADLDDAGNYKTNEFSISHVKAPWQRADYANPEGEIRLTEGLGQTNWITIKLHSPGELRVLDSQDRTTGIVGGETRNEIPNSTYYGDAVTILSPVDSYRYEVVGTGQGSYGLTVTLVKDTGPVTFAATDIPILANGVHQYTIDWDALSLGQQGATIAIDSNGDGTVDNSLSADAELTHEEFLSATSEQGLPSWIWIVVGVAAAVGVGVVAYLVSSRRAPKQG from the coding sequence GTGCCGTTCAAGGCACAGGTTCCTCCTGGTAGTTGGGCAGAAACCAATAACTGTGGGCAAACCTCATCGCTTATGGTCTTCTCCTACTGGAACGGAACTGTGCCGACTGAGCAGGGGATCAAAGACATTGATGATTGGCTCTACACAAAATACGGTGACCCGGTGAATGGCTACAATGGCTCCATTAGTACCACCACCAAGCTTGAATCCCTCGCACGTGAATATGGTGGCTTCTCGACCTACAAAGCAAGTGGATGGGATCTGAATAGACTCAAGAGAGAGCTTGACGCGGGTCATCCTGTTATCGTAGCCGTCATCGCGGGACGTCTTTCCAACAGGAGCTACACCTACTCTGGAGGTCACTTCGTAGTAGTCAAGGGTTATAGCAGCACACACGTGATCTGCAATGATCCTGGAACAAGCGGAGGACACGACAAGTACTATGCCAACACTGAGTTTTCGCTGGCTATGTCGGATCAGGGTGGCTCTGTAGTCGTCATTGCTCCTCCGCCAACAGCAGATTTCTCTGCCGATCCTGTCTATGCCATAGAAGACCAGGTAGTTCACTTCACTGGCCTGCCTTCTGGCGGCATACTACCTTACTCATATGCCTGGGACTTTGGTGATGGGACCACTGCCAATGATCAGAATCCCTCGCACGCTTATTCTGCTCCAGGAAGCTACCCCGTCTCGCTGACCATCACCGATTCAACTTCTGCAACAACTAGCAAGACCAAGCATGTCACGGTTTGGGGAGTGAAGAAGTACGCGCCCACCCTGAGATTCGACGACAAAGAGAACTACTACCCTACTGATGTGCACGGGGATGACGGTGATGTAACCAACAATCATGAGAACTGGGATGCTGGCAAGTTTGGATCAACTCGCGTTTGCTACTATAACGTAGTCACATACCCAGATTCTGTGGTATACGAATACTGGTACTACTATGCCAACAACGCGTTTCCCCTAGACAATCACGAGCATGACTTCGAGGCGGCGTTTGTCTGGGTAAACAATGCTACGAACAAACCCTTCTACTTTGGCTTGACTCAGCACCAGTGGATCAATGAGTCTGAGATATCGGACACCTCCCAACTTGTTGCATATGTGGAACTGGGCGGTCATGGAATGGCCGACAGTTCACTGCCAATTAGCGGGGAGGGCGACGGGACTGCCATATCGGGAAACAACTTCACATATCAGCCAATGTCAGCCGCGGAGTCGTTTGCCGGAGCTGACCTGGACGATGCCGGCAACTACAAGACCAATGAGTTTAGCATCAGCCACGTGAAGGCACCTTGGCAACGGGCAGATTATGCCAACCCTGAGGGGGAGATCCGCTTGACGGAGGGACTCGGTCAGACGAACTGGATCACGATCAAACTGCACAGCCCGGGCGAGCTTAGGGTGCTAGACTCGCAGGATCGGACTACGGGAATCGTGGGTGGGGAGACGAGGAATGAGATCCCGAACTCGACCTACTACGGCGACGCGGTCACAATACTCTCGCCAGTTGACTCCTATAGATACGAAGTAGTAGGCACAGGACAAGGTTCCTATGGGCTCACCGTGACGTTGGTGAAAGATACAGGACCCGTCACATTTGCTGCCACTGATATTCCTATACTAGCCAATGGGGTGCATCAGTACACGATTGACTGGGATGCTCTGTCTCTAGGCCAGCAAGGGGCGACCATCGCCATAGACTCCAATGGCGATGGCACAGTGGACAACAGCCTATCTGCCGATGCTGAGCTTACTCATGAGGAGTTTCTATCAGCTACCTCGGAGCAAGGGCTGCCATCTTGGATTTGGATTGTTGTTGGCGTTGCGGCGGCTGTAGGAGTAGGCGTTGTGGCCTACTTGGTCAGTAGCAGGCGAGCGCCAAAACAGGGCTAG
- a CDS encoding zf-TFIIB domain-containing protein: MDCPACKGVVVVVEYERIELDYCTKCYGVWFDAGELELLEARLGLEGGALNMNEIMALPEEKVAEKSRRCPICRRKMKKVYIGSDPKVLIDVCLRGDGLWFDSGEVSQVLAQLKDKDRSHTGHKHSRVVHFLGEVFKVRE; this comes from the coding sequence GTGGACTGTCCGGCATGTAAAGGTGTGGTGGTGGTGGTGGAGTATGAGAGGATTGAGCTCGACTACTGCACGAAGTGCTACGGCGTCTGGTTTGATGCCGGAGAGCTGGAGTTGCTGGAAGCGCGTTTGGGATTGGAAGGCGGGGCGCTTAATATGAATGAAATCATGGCCTTGCCTGAAGAGAAGGTGGCTGAGAAGTCGAGAAGGTGTCCGATATGCAGAAGGAAGATGAAAAAGGTTTACATTGGCTCTGATCCGAAGGTGTTGATAGACGTCTGTCTCAGGGGAGATGGGCTATGGTTCGATAGCGGTGAAGTCAGCCAGGTGCTGGCACAGTTGAAAGACAAAGACAGAAGCCATACTGGCCATAAGCACAGCAGGGTTGTTCACTTTTTGGGAGAGGTATTCAAAGTAAGAGAATAA
- a CDS encoding zinc ribbon domain-containing protein encodes MHDIGALEIVIIVGVLLVLGLFAGKFLGIRRAGRRSRTTLCPQCGQPNDGSAAFCLKCGTPLRQTLRPETTEKPARTGRRLRIFGVVSFIIVVLVIVAAIWFFGIGRGGNDGGGGGSLTQQNAAVTKDASELALKASDIENGCTQLRVNNVMEGTNVLSVYSVTFFCGGYGTLMYGVTNSSVTVYSSVDAARNAYASKAPDEYGSASAVQHYHTDIGDECVVVVIQELASAECLFRDKNVLVDVGTTYPEDAEFYARIVEQRIG; translated from the coding sequence ATGCACGACATTGGGGCTCTTGAAATCGTCATTATCGTGGGGGTTCTTCTGGTACTCGGACTGTTCGCGGGCAAATTCCTTGGTATCAGGAGGGCGGGGCGTCGAAGTCGAACTACTTTGTGCCCCCAGTGCGGGCAACCGAATGACGGTTCAGCGGCATTCTGTCTCAAATGCGGTACGCCTCTACGCCAGACGTTGAGACCGGAAACAACTGAGAAACCCGCCAGGACTGGGCGGCGGCTTCGTATATTCGGAGTAGTGTCCTTCATAATCGTTGTGCTGGTCATCGTTGCGGCAATATGGTTTTTTGGAATAGGACGTGGGGGAAATGACGGTGGAGGTGGTGGAAGCCTCACTCAACAGAACGCCGCGGTCACCAAGGACGCTTCAGAATTGGCACTGAAAGCGAGCGACATTGAAAATGGGTGTACTCAGTTGCGTGTCAATAATGTAATGGAGGGCACGAATGTTCTATCCGTATATAGCGTAACTTTCTTTTGTGGTGGCTACGGAACACTGATGTATGGTGTCACGAACAGTAGTGTTACCGTCTACTCTTCTGTTGATGCAGCCAGAAACGCTTATGCCTCGAAGGCCCCTGATGAGTATGGCAGTGCCAGTGCCGTGCAACACTACCACACTGACATTGGTGACGAATGCGTCGTAGTGGTGATACAGGAGCTTGCCTCGGCAGAGTGCCTATTCAGAGACAAGAACGTGCTTGTAGACGTTGGTACGACCTATCCCGAAGACGCGGAGTTCTACGCTAGGATAGTAGAGCAACGAATAGGTTAG
- a CDS encoding glycyl-radical enzyme activating protein, translating into MTGSTTGQVFNIQRYSIHDGAGIRTLVFLKGCPLGCLWCCNPESQKGQPELGFIESRCVGDSACGAPCLCACPVKAIHLNRQGKPSIDRKACDACGKCVAACGKDALKVVGREMPVDEVLAEVEKDRAFYRRSGGGITVGGGEPLAQYRFAAELLKAAQEAYLHTALETCGHLPWSYLEAVLKHVDLLQFDVKHMDPARHGELTGRSNELILGNLKRVLSVKASQDVIIRIPVIPGWNDSVENIGETARFVCGLGFRQVELVPYHRLGISKYAQYGMVYPLANCEPSPQTHLDELRKVVKQSGLTEMAGSI; encoded by the coding sequence ATGACAGGCAGCACAACCGGACAGGTTTTCAACATTCAGAGGTATTCCATCCACGACGGCGCTGGAATCCGGACGCTGGTGTTTCTGAAGGGCTGTCCGCTGGGGTGCCTCTGGTGCTGCAACCCGGAATCACAGAAAGGCCAGCCTGAGCTCGGCTTCATCGAATCCCGATGCGTGGGGGACAGCGCGTGCGGAGCGCCATGCCTGTGCGCCTGTCCTGTCAAAGCGATTCACCTGAACAGGCAGGGCAAGCCGTCGATTGACAGAAAGGCGTGTGATGCCTGCGGCAAGTGTGTTGCGGCGTGCGGCAAAGATGCCCTGAAGGTCGTCGGCCGGGAGATGCCCGTTGACGAAGTGCTAGCGGAAGTGGAGAAGGACCGAGCCTTCTACCGGAGGTCGGGCGGCGGCATTACGGTTGGGGGCGGCGAACCGCTGGCCCAATACAGATTCGCGGCAGAGCTTCTCAAAGCAGCCCAGGAAGCCTATCTGCACACCGCCTTAGAGACCTGCGGACACTTACCGTGGAGCTATCTTGAGGCTGTCCTCAAGCACGTGGATTTGCTGCAGTTTGACGTGAAGCACATGGATCCGGCCAGGCACGGAGAGCTGACGGGGCGGTCAAATGAACTGATTCTCGGCAATCTCAAGAGAGTGCTCTCCGTGAAAGCCTCCCAGGATGTCATCATAAGAATCCCGGTTATTCCAGGCTGGAACGATTCCGTGGAGAACATCGGGGAGACGGCCAGGTTTGTGTGCGGACTGGGTTTCCGGCAAGTCGAACTGGTGCCCTATCACAGACTGGGGATTTCGAAGTACGCCCAGTACGGCATGGTCTACCCACTGGCCAATTGTGAACCCTCACCTCAGACCCATTTGGATGAGCTCAGGAAGGTTGTGAAGCAGTCCGGGTTGACGGAGATGGCTGGGAGTATCTAG